Proteins found in one Campylobacter lari genomic segment:
- a CDS encoding ATP-dependent DNA helicase has translation MVLNKLRDFLKNNNVFLSGGAGVGKSFLTTELIKSYRMQGKIVIVLGSTGLSAFNIGGITLHSFFAFKRCQNYDELYYEDRKQKDKLEKLNRILKQCDLLVIDEISMVSASLMEMIYYRLTRSDFNGKILLVGDFFQLPPVIKYKENKSQNTLFQNTLYAFSSQAWNDLKFINIKLSITKRTLDKQFYEYLFFLRMGEVNKEILNFFKKMLISSENLLEYMDEYTLLSATNKKTNYINTEKLNLLQGKESIFKAKVEKLDYALDDKTYEQWINGLNSLSELKLKIGAKIIFCVNNKEENYYNGEQGIVLDFIKDKEQECILIEKNNGERLKLKPYEYTLEEYELDKYEKLEVKIKAKFVQFPIKLAYAITIHKSQGMSIDKLICDIGGIFEKGQLYVCLSRAINPSNLKIIYNYKMPFEDYFLKILKFDKEVKQFYLREKFINLEEDRE, from the coding sequence ATGGTATTAAATAAGTTAAGAGATTTTTTAAAAAATAATAATGTATTTTTAAGTGGTGGAGCTGGAGTTGGTAAGTCGTTTTTGACTACAGAACTTATAAAATCTTATAGAATGCAAGGGAAAATTGTTATAGTATTGGGTTCTACAGGTCTTAGTGCTTTTAATATAGGTGGAATTACTTTACATAGTTTTTTTGCTTTTAAAAGATGTCAAAATTATGATGAGTTATATTATGAAGATAGGAAACAAAAAGATAAACTAGAAAAATTAAATAGAATTTTAAAGCAATGTGATTTATTGGTTATTGATGAAATCTCTATGGTAAGTGCTTCATTGATGGAAATGATTTACTATAGACTAACAAGAAGTGATTTTAATGGCAAAATTTTATTAGTTGGAGATTTTTTTCAACTACCACCCGTGATTAAGTATAAAGAAAATAAAAGTCAAAACACTTTATTTCAAAATACTTTATATGCTTTTTCTTCACAAGCTTGGAATGATCTTAAATTTATTAATATAAAACTTAGTATTACAAAAAGAACTTTAGATAAACAATTTTATGAGTATTTGTTTTTTCTTAGGATGGGTGAAGTAAATAAAGAAATACTAAATTTCTTTAAAAAAATGTTAATCAGTTCAGAAAATTTACTTGAGTATATGGATGAATATACTTTATTAAGCGCTACAAATAAAAAAACTAATTATATTAATACTGAAAAATTAAATCTTTTACAAGGCAAAGAAAGTATATTTAAGGCAAAAGTTGAAAAGCTAGATTATGCTTTGGATGATAAAACTTATGAGCAGTGGATTAATGGACTTAATTCTTTGAGTGAGTTAAAATTAAAAATAGGGGCTAAGATTATTTTCTGTGTGAACAATAAAGAAGAAAATTATTATAATGGAGAGCAGGGTATTGTTTTAGATTTTATAAAAGATAAAGAGCAAGAATGTATTCTGATAGAAAAAAACAATGGCGAAAGATTGAAATTAAAACCATACGAATATACCTTAGAAGAGTATGAGTTGGACAAATATGAAAAACTGGAAGTTAAGATAAAAGCTAAATTTGTTCAATTCCCTATAAAACTGGCTTATGCTATAACAATCCATAAATCTCAAGGTATGAGTATAGATAAATTAATATGTGATATTGGTGGAATTTTTGAAAAAGGACAATTATATGTATGTTTATCAAGAGCTATTAATCCAAGTAATTTAAAAATCATATATAATTATAAAATGCCTTTTGAAGATTATTTTTTAAAAATTTTAAAATTTGATAAAGAGGTAAAGCAATTTTATCTACGAGAAAAGTTTATAAATTTAGAAGAAGATAGGGAGTGA
- a CDS encoding flagellar basal body-associated FliL family protein: protein MRWAVILFFSFYSIYANSLSIEDFRTDLYSKVGNNTLKKIEITLDFEGENLEEKKIIDALNTIISSYFYEDLFTEVGKNNFKETLLKFSNKKYKTQIKNIYILKINSVSQFDLEELKRFVKDLEKKDEDSKETAKQEENQNTLKVTKTSDQNNTQPKDMNITQISSVKDSNISFNQDVNASKESMDMILKTMENTQMQMLAPSKEQDLFKEIPF, encoded by the coding sequence ATGAGATGGGCGGTAATTTTATTTTTTTCTTTTTATAGCATTTATGCTAATTCTTTAAGTATAGAGGATTTTAGAACAGATTTGTATTCAAAAGTTGGTAATAATACTTTAAAAAAGATTGAAATAACTTTAGATTTTGAAGGGGAAAATTTAGAAGAGAAAAAGATTATAGATGCTCTAAATACTATAATATCTAGTTATTTTTATGAAGATTTATTCACAGAAGTAGGTAAAAACAATTTCAAAGAAACTTTACTTAAATTTAGTAATAAAAAATATAAAACTCAAATTAAAAACATTTATATTTTAAAAATTAATTCAGTGAGCCAATTTGATTTAGAAGAACTGAAGCGTTTTGTTAAAGATTTAGAAAAAAAGGATGAAGATTCAAAAGAAACTGCTAAGCAAGAAGAAAATCAAAATACTCTTAAAGTTACTAAAACTTCAGATCAAAATAACACCCAACCAAAAGATATGAATATTACTCAAATAAGTAGTGTTAAAGATAGCAATATAAGTTTTAATCAAGATGTCAATGCAAGCAAAGAGTCCATGGATATGATTTTAAAAACTATGGAAAATACGCAAATGCAAATGTTAGCACCAAGCAAAGAGCAAGATTTATTTAAAGAAATACCATTTTGA
- the lolA gene encoding LolA-like outer membrane lipoprotein chaperone, whose amino-acid sequence MKYFICLMIFACNIFAFDINFKNFSSDFEQKIQSNNSSLNYKGNFIITQNKAFWNYTKPNKKQIYINHKEVVIIEPELEQAIYTQLQNLPNLQAIFKNAKLISHESYEAKYENITYNIKLENGSLNSISYKDELGNLVSIYFYNQKFDQNIDENIFTPKIPSYFDIVQ is encoded by the coding sequence ATGAAATATTTTATATGTTTAATGATATTTGCTTGTAATATTTTTGCTTTTGATATAAATTTTAAAAATTTTAGCAGCGATTTTGAACAAAAAATACAAAGTAATAATTCTTCGCTAAATTACAAAGGAAATTTTATTATCACTCAAAACAAAGCCTTTTGGAATTACACTAAGCCAAATAAAAAACAAATCTATATCAATCATAAAGAAGTTGTTATCATAGAGCCTGAATTAGAACAAGCCATTTATACTCAATTGCAAAATTTACCAAATCTTCAAGCAATTTTTAAAAATGCAAAATTAATATCTCACGAAAGCTATGAGGCAAAATACGAAAATATCACATATAATATCAAACTAGAAAACGGTAGCCTTAATAGCATTTCTTATAAAGATGAATTGGGAAATTTAGTCAGTATTTATTTTTACAATCAAAAATTTGATCAAAATATTGACGAAAATATTTTTACACCAAAAATCCCAAGTTATTTTGATATAGTCCAATAA
- the secA gene encoding preprotein translocase subunit SecA: protein MFSSVFKAIFGTKNDREVKKYLKRVAQINALESKYQNLSDDELKQNFIDFKTQIQKEEKTLDQILNDVFAIVREVGKRTLNMRHFDVQLIGGMVLHEGKIAEMKTGEGKTLVATLPVVLNAMSGKGVHVVTVNDYLAKRDAEQMSAIYNFLGFSVGVILSEQNSDEAHKKAYECDITYGTNNEFGFDYLRDNMKFSKLEKVQREHNFVIVDEVDSILIDEARTPLIISGPTNRTLDGYIKANEVAKQMQKGQAAATPQELPSGDFVVDEKNRTIMITEAGISKAEKLFGVENLYSLDNAILAHQLDQALKAHNLFEKDVHYVLRDKEVVIVDEFTGRLSEGRRFSDGLHQALEAKEGVKIQEESQTLADITFQNYFRMYKKLAGMTGTAQTEATEFSQIYNLDVVSIPTNIQVARIDKDDLIYKTQEEKFKAVIEEIKKANAKGQPVLVGTASIERSEVFHNMLVKERIPHHVLNAKNHEQEALIIQDAGKKGAVTIATNMAGRGVDIKIDDEIRALGGLYIIGTERHESRRIDNQLRGRAGRQGDPGVSRFYLSLEDNLLRIFGGDRIKNIMERLGIEEGEHIESRIVTRAVENAQKKVESLHFESRKHLLEYDDVANEQRKTIYNYRNELLDEEFDLQDKILKNIAEYSNYLVSQIYLNAELEDDVKHFESLKQKVNYECNLELSEADFKDLGVIEVENKLSEILEQAYKNKMNIIEDKEARRIERILYLQILDNLWREHLYQMDILKTGIGLRSYNQKDPLVEYKKESYNLFMELVERIKFDSLKLLFNVVFTQKVAQNFEEKSHEQNEQFLANTTESGVDENGEAQITKVPRNSPCPCGSGKKYKECHGKSGPKKGILA, encoded by the coding sequence ATGTTTTCTAGTGTATTTAAAGCAATATTTGGCACAAAAAACGATCGAGAAGTAAAAAAATATTTAAAAAGAGTTGCGCAAATTAATGCTTTAGAATCAAAATACCAAAATTTAAGTGATGATGAATTAAAACAAAATTTTATAGATTTTAAAACACAAATTCAAAAAGAAGAAAAAACTTTAGACCAAATACTAAATGATGTTTTTGCAATAGTTAGAGAAGTAGGAAAAAGAACGCTTAATATGCGCCATTTTGATGTGCAATTAATCGGTGGTATGGTTTTGCATGAGGGAAAAATTGCTGAAATGAAAACCGGTGAAGGTAAAACTTTAGTTGCAACTTTACCTGTTGTATTAAATGCTATGAGTGGTAAGGGTGTGCACGTAGTTACTGTAAATGATTATTTGGCTAAAAGAGATGCAGAGCAAATGAGTGCCATTTATAATTTTTTAGGTTTTAGTGTAGGTGTGATACTTTCAGAGCAAAATAGTGACGAGGCACATAAAAAAGCTTATGAGTGCGATATAACTTATGGTACAAATAATGAATTTGGTTTTGATTATTTGCGCGATAATATGAAATTTTCAAAGCTTGAAAAAGTACAAAGAGAGCATAATTTTGTTATAGTTGATGAAGTAGATAGTATTTTAATAGATGAAGCAAGAACTCCACTTATTATAAGCGGGCCTACAAATAGAACTTTAGATGGCTATATTAAAGCAAATGAAGTAGCAAAACAAATGCAAAAAGGCCAAGCGGCTGCTACTCCTCAAGAATTGCCAAGTGGTGATTTTGTTGTTGATGAGAAAAATAGAACTATTATGATTACAGAGGCTGGAATTTCTAAGGCAGAAAAATTATTTGGAGTAGAAAATTTATATAGCTTAGATAATGCAATATTAGCCCATCAGCTTGATCAGGCTTTAAAAGCACATAATTTATTTGAAAAAGATGTGCATTATGTATTAAGAGATAAAGAAGTTGTAATTGTTGATGAATTTACGGGAAGATTAAGCGAGGGAAGACGCTTTAGTGATGGTTTGCATCAAGCATTAGAGGCTAAAGAAGGAGTTAAAATTCAAGAAGAAAGCCAAACTTTAGCAGATATTACTTTTCAAAATTATTTTAGAATGTATAAAAAATTAGCAGGTATGACAGGTACTGCACAAACTGAGGCAACAGAATTTTCTCAAATATACAATTTAGATGTTGTTTCTATACCTACAAATATACAGGTTGCAAGAATAGATAAAGATGATTTAATCTATAAAACGCAAGAAGAAAAATTTAAAGCAGTTATTGAAGAGATAAAAAAAGCAAACGCAAAAGGTCAACCGGTTTTAGTGGGGACTGCAAGTATTGAAAGAAGTGAAGTGTTTCATAATATGCTTGTAAAAGAACGTATTCCTCATCATGTGCTTAACGCTAAAAATCATGAACAAGAAGCTTTAATCATTCAAGATGCGGGTAAAAAGGGTGCAGTAACTATAGCTACTAATATGGCAGGTCGCGGGGTTGATATAAAAATAGATGATGAAATAAGAGCTTTAGGAGGGCTTTATATCATAGGAACTGAACGCCATGAAAGTAGAAGAATAGATAATCAACTTCGTGGGCGTGCAGGGCGTCAAGGTGATCCTGGTGTAAGTAGGTTTTATTTAAGTTTAGAGGATAATCTTTTGAGAATTTTTGGTGGTGATCGCATTAAAAATATCATGGAAAGATTAGGTATAGAAGAGGGCGAGCATATAGAAAGTCGTATCGTTACAAGAGCTGTTGAGAATGCGCAAAAAAAAGTTGAAAGCTTGCATTTTGAAAGCAGAAAACACTTGCTTGAATATGATGATGTGGCTAATGAGCAAAGAAAAACCATTTATAATTATAGAAATGAATTATTAGATGAAGAATTTGACTTGCAAGATAAAATTTTAAAAAATATTGCTGAATATAGCAATTATTTAGTAAGTCAAATTTATCTAAATGCAGAACTTGAAGATGATGTTAAGCATTTTGAAAGCTTAAAACAAAAAGTAAATTATGAATGCAATCTTGAGCTTAGCGAAGCTGATTTTAAAGATTTGGGTGTAATTGAAGTAGAAAATAAATTAAGTGAAATTTTAGAGCAAGCTTACAAAAATAAAATGAATATTATTGAAGATAAGGAGGCTAGAAGAATTGAAAGAATTTTATATCTTCAAATTTTAGATAATTTATGGAGAGAGCATTTATATCAAATGGATATTTTAAAAACTGGTATAGGTTTAAGAAGTTATAACCAAAAAGATCCTTTGGTGGAATATAAAAAAGAAAGTTATAACCTTTTTATGGAACTTGTTGAGCGTATTAAATTTGATAGTTTAAAATTGCTATTTAATGTAGTTTTTACTCAAAAAGTAGCACAAAATTTTGAAGAAAAAAGCCACGAGCAAAATGAACAGTTCTTAGCTAATACCACAGAAAGCGGTGTTGATGAAAATGGTGAAGCGCAAATTACCAAAGTGCCTAGAAATTCACCTTGTCCTTGTGGTAGTGGTAAAAAATATAAAGAATGCCATGGTAAAAGTGGTCCTAAAAAAGGTATTTTAGCTTAA
- a CDS encoding sigma-54-dependent transcriptional regulator — MNLVIVEDDINMRKSLEIALSEYEEFAIKSYKSATEALKKLNDDVDLIITDINMPGMDGIEFVQACENKYDFIIITGNATLNRAIEAVRLGVKDFLVKPFDINTLVTAIKRAKIIQEKTSKKNKKTIKKEENQDFYGTSKALENCLKLATKAAKTDASVLFFGESGVGKEVFANFVHKNSKRAQKPFVAINMAAIPSNLIESELFGFEKGAFTDANTTKIGLFELANEGTLFLDEIGEMPYEIQAKLLRALQEKEITRLGSTKSIKIDVRIISATNAHIEKKIADNEFRQDLYYRLNTIPVNIPPLRERQEEILQIAQKVLLDTCKEYDFNEKTLSQEAQDALLAYDFPGNIRELISIIQRACILSENDEISAQDLFLESRKSKDIKNLEKELILEALKNSQDIAEAAKLIGMSEKIFSEKMKKYNIT, encoded by the coding sequence ATGAATTTGGTTATAGTTGAAGATGATATAAATATGAGAAAATCACTCGAAATTGCTTTGAGTGAGTATGAGGAATTTGCTATAAAATCTTATAAATCAGCAACTGAAGCTTTAAAAAAACTAAACGATGATGTTGATTTGATTATCACAGATATTAATATGCCGGGCATGGATGGTATTGAATTTGTACAAGCTTGTGAGAATAAATATGATTTTATTATTATTACAGGTAATGCAACACTAAATCGTGCTATAGAAGCGGTAAGACTTGGCGTAAAGGATTTTCTTGTAAAACCATTCGATATTAATACTTTAGTAACTGCGATAAAACGCGCAAAAATAATTCAAGAAAAGACCTCTAAAAAAAATAAAAAGACTATTAAAAAAGAAGAAAATCAAGATTTTTATGGCACTTCTAAAGCTTTGGAAAATTGTTTAAAATTAGCTACTAAAGCTGCTAAAACAGATGCAAGCGTGCTTTTTTTTGGAGAAAGTGGGGTGGGTAAAGAAGTTTTTGCAAATTTTGTGCATAAAAATTCAAAAAGAGCACAAAAACCTTTTGTGGCTATTAATATGGCAGCGATTCCATCAAATTTAATAGAAAGTGAGCTTTTTGGTTTTGAAAAAGGTGCATTTACTGATGCTAATACTACTAAAATAGGGTTGTTTGAGCTTGCTAATGAAGGAACTTTATTTTTAGATGAAATAGGTGAAATGCCTTATGAAATTCAAGCAAAATTATTAAGAGCCTTACAAGAAAAAGAAATTACAAGATTAGGGAGTACTAAAAGTATAAAGATTGATGTAAGAATTATTAGCGCAACTAATGCTCATATAGAAAAAAAGATTGCAGATAATGAATTCAGACAAGACTTGTATTATAGACTTAATACTATTCCTGTTAATATACCACCGCTAAGAGAGCGTCAAGAAGAAATTTTGCAAATTGCACAAAAGGTCTTGCTTGATACGTGTAAAGAATATGATTTTAATGAAAAAACTTTAAGCCAAGAAGCACAAGATGCTTTACTAGCTTATGATTTTCCAGGTAATATTAGGGAATTGATTTCTATTATACAAAGAGCTTGCATTTTAAGCGAAAATGATGAGATTAGTGCTCAAGATTTATTTTTAGAAAGTAGAAAAAGTAAAGATATTAAAAATCTTGAAAAAGAATTGATTTTAGAAGCTTTAAAAAATTCACAAGATATTGCAGAAGCAGCTAAGCTTATAGGGATGAGTGAGAAAATTTTTAGTGAAAAAATGAAAAAATACAATATTACTTAA
- a CDS encoding aspartate-semialdehyde dehydrogenase, producing the protein MKKIAIVGATGAVGEELLNVLDELDFPVESILPLASAKSAGSEVEFRGKSYKVKELTPSVFKENPVDIAFFSAGGNISAEYAKYAVECGAVVIDNTSHFRMDENVPLVVPECNSEDIKDWEKTGIIANPNCSTIQMVHVLKPLDDVFNLKRVDVSTYQAASGAGKEGMEELVQGMQSFFAFKLDEFEAKTFPYTLALNLIPQIDVFSDNGYTKEELKMVNETQKILHKKLEISATCVRVPVLRSHSEAITMHFEKDVDIAKVREILSKAPSVVVIDDVENKKYPMPLFTSDTNETYVGRIRRDINHKNILHLWCVADQIRVGAATNAVRIAQKWLELV; encoded by the coding sequence ATGAAAAAAATAGCTATTGTAGGTGCAACAGGAGCAGTCGGTGAAGAACTTTTAAATGTCTTAGATGAGCTTGATTTTCCAGTTGAAAGTATTTTGCCATTAGCAAGTGCAAAAAGTGCAGGTAGTGAAGTAGAATTTAGAGGTAAAAGCTATAAAGTAAAAGAATTAACTCCAAGTGTTTTTAAAGAAAATCCTGTAGATATTGCTTTTTTTAGTGCTGGAGGAAATATAAGTGCTGAGTATGCAAAATACGCAGTAGAATGTGGTGCTGTGGTAATTGATAATACAAGTCATTTTAGAATGGATGAGAATGTTCCTTTGGTGGTTCCTGAATGTAATAGTGAAGATATTAAAGATTGGGAAAAAACAGGGATTATTGCTAATCCAAATTGCTCTACTATACAAATGGTACATGTTTTAAAACCACTTGATGATGTATTTAATCTAAAAAGAGTAGATGTGAGTACTTATCAAGCAGCAAGTGGTGCGGGTAAAGAAGGTATGGAGGAATTAGTTCAAGGAATGCAAAGTTTTTTTGCTTTTAAACTAGATGAATTTGAAGCAAAAACTTTTCCATACACTCTGGCTTTAAATTTGATTCCTCAAATTGATGTTTTTAGTGACAATGGCTACACTAAAGAAGAATTAAAAATGGTGAATGAAACGCAAAAAATATTACATAAAAAACTTGAAATTTCAGCAACTTGCGTAAGAGTCCCTGTACTTAGAAGTCATAGTGAAGCCATTACTATGCATTTTGAAAAAGATGTTGATATTGCTAAGGTTAGAGAGATACTTTCTAAAGCACCAAGTGTTGTTGTGATTGATGATGTAGAAAATAAAAAATATCCTATGCCGCTTTTTACAAGTGATACTAATGAAACTTATGTAGGAAGAATAAGACGTGATATTAATCACAAAAATATTTTACATTTATGGTGTGTGGCTGATCAAATTCGTGTAGGAGCTGCTACAAATGCAGTGCGTATTGCACAAAAATGGCTAGAGTTAGTTTAA
- a CDS encoding YqhA family protein, translating into MLERFFENLLVKSRLVTILPVIFGLIGAFVLFFIASYDVIKVLKYVFEYFMLPNSTVDLHEDIVGLIIGAVDLYLMALVLFIFSFGIYELFISEIEDFKQTKQSKVLEVHSLDQLKDKLAKVIIMVLVVNFFQRILQMQLNTVLDMTYLAGSILALCVGLYFLHKSDH; encoded by the coding sequence ATGCTAGAAAGATTTTTTGAGAATTTATTAGTTAAAAGTCGTTTGGTTACTATTTTACCTGTAATTTTTGGTTTAATAGGGGCTTTTGTTTTATTTTTTATCGCAAGTTATGATGTGATTAAAGTTTTAAAATATGTATTTGAATACTTTATGTTGCCAAATTCTACGGTGGATTTGCATGAAGATATTGTTGGTTTGATCATAGGAGCTGTGGATTTATATTTAATGGCTTTGGTTTTATTTATTTTTTCTTTTGGAATTTATGAGCTTTTTATTAGTGAAATAGAGGATTTTAAACAAACAAAGCAGTCAAAAGTTTTAGAAGTGCATAGTTTGGATCAGCTAAAAGATAAGCTTGCAAAAGTAATTATCATGGTTTTAGTTGTAAATTTTTTCCAAAGAATTTTACAAATGCAACTTAATACAGTTTTGGATATGACTTATTTGGCAGGTTCTATTTTGGCTCTTTGTGTAGGACTTTATTTTTTACATAAAAGTGATCATTAA